In Rattus norvegicus strain BN/NHsdMcwi chromosome 1, GRCr8, whole genome shotgun sequence, a genomic segment contains:
- the Rnf169 gene encoding E3 ubiquitin-protein ligase RNF169 isoform X3, which produces MVNLNKSLRWTVNTDFSFVSCLWICSSSCTVSFELGGAGSPFHYILRGEKLQEEKTCEDQVHKILQEDSEVGKRKADEQKKREEPAVLKTGLEQCPARLSDSENEEPSRGQMMQTHRSAFVSKNSSYSLAFLAGKLNTKVQRSQSCSDTIQDRVRSRLRTAPPSRAKITTITPGSTPIIGVLLSTQNSRCLSAPDLTIEKRLPFSSLSSLASLHKPERSISPESNDSISEELNHFKPIVCSPCTPPKRLPDGRVLSPLIIKSTPRNLSRSLQKQTSYEASPRILKKWEQIFQERQIKKTLSKATLTSLAPEAGEELPGSEAIHSSKERPSLALSTRLSRVQVLSECAGPTSTALEYFPSVNQTKVEQDCVRKRSHEAPLETCHSSEHRGVASGPSLEGEQFEESRSTVDATLVKTCISTVMKTTTVNSLLPKNDVLDGVLKTKKQLRTLSHFDLGNGILVNSLGEEPTPSLRRGRKRRCKTKHLEQNGVKKLRPPSSDMGLAPKDPGLLEVGQKLQQEEEGQQLALQSQRMFDSERRTMSRRKGSVDQYLLRSSSLAGAK; this is translated from the exons ATGGTCAATCTAAACAAGAGCCTCAGATGGACTGTGAACACTGACTTCAGCTTTGTTTCCTGTCTGTGGATCTGCTCTTCTTCCTGTACGGTCTCGTTTGAATTGGGCGGAGCTGGGAGTCCATTTCACTACATT CTGAGAGGAGAGAAGTTACAAGAAGAAAAAACTTGTGAAGATCAGGTGCACAAGATACTGCAGGAGGATTCCGAAGTGGGGAAGAGGAAAGCTGAtgaacagaaaaagagagaggagccAGCGGTGCTGAAAACCGGTCTGGAGCAG TGTCCTGCACGTCTCTCGGATTCAGAGAATGAAGAACCTTCTCGGGGCCAGATGATGCAGACCCATCGCTCAGCCTTTGTTTCCAAGAACAGCTCTTATTCCTTAGCTTTCCTGGCAGG GAAGCTAAACACCAAGGTGCAGAGAAGTCAGAGCTGCAGTGACACAATTCAGGACAGAGTGAGGAGCAGGCTCAGGACAGCTCCACCCAGCAGAGCCAAG atCACAACTATAACTCCAGGCTCCACCCCCATCATTGGTGTTCTCTTGTCTACTCAGAACAGCCGCTGCCTCTCAGCCCCTGACTTAACCATAGAAAAGCGCTTGCCCTTCAGCTCCCTTTCATCCTTGGCTTCCTTGCATAAGCCAGAGCGCTCTATCAGCCCTGAAAGCAATGACAGCATCTCTGAAGAGCTAAACCACTTCAAGCCCATCGTCTGCTCACCATGCACTCCTCCCAAGAGACTCCCCGATGGCCGGGTGCTCAGCCCTCTCATCATCAAGTCTACGCCTCGCAACCTGAGCAGAAGCCTGCAGAAGCAGACTTCCTATGAGGCCAGTCCTCGCATCCTCAAGAAGTGGGAGCAGATCTTCCAGGAGCGGCAGATCAAGAAGACACTTTCAAAAGCCACTCTCACCTCCCTGGCCCCTGAGGCAGGGGAAGAGTTACCCGGTTCTGAAGCAATCCATTCCAGCAAGGAGAGGCCGTCTCTGGCTTTAAGCACAAGGCTGTCAAGGGTCCAGGTGCTCTCAGAGTGTGCTGGGCCCACCTCCACTGCCCTGGAGTACTTCCCTTCTGTTAACCAGACAAAAGTAGAACAGGACTGTGTTAGAAAAAGGAGCCATGAGGCCCCACTGGAAACCTGCCATTCCTCAGAGCACAGAGGAGTAGCCAGTGGGCCTTCTTTGGAAGGGGAGCAGTTTGAGGAGTCAAGGTCCACTGTGGATGCCACATTAGTCAAAACTTGCATAAGCACAGTCATGAAGACCACAACAGTTAATTCACTGCTACCTAAAAATGATGTTTTGGATGGGGTCCTCAAAACAAAGAAGCAACTGAGGACACTCAGCCATTTTGATCTGGGTAATGGCATTCTGGTCAACAGCCTAGGAGAGGAGCCAACCCCTTCCCTGCGTAGAGGCCGGAAAAGGCGCTGTAAGACCAAGCACTTGGAACAAAACGGGGTTAAAAAACTGCGGCCACCCAGCAGTGACATGGGCCTGGCCCCCAAAGACCCAGGGCTGCTTGAGGTGGGGCAGAAATtgcagcaggaggaagagggcCAGCAGCTGGCTCTGCAGTCACAGCGCATGTTTGACAGTGAGAGGCGGACTATGAGCCGGCGAAAAGGCAGCGTGGATCAATATCTCTTGAGGTCCAGCAGCTTGGCTGGGGCCAAGTAG
- the Rnf169 gene encoding E3 ubiquitin-protein ligase RNF169 isoform X2 yields the protein MLNFGANCGRVEFGGAVRGPHALQFIFRTPIKLSKSGELGEEYGCLRKLRGEKLQEEKTCEDQVHKILQEDSEVGKRKADEQKKREEPAVLKTGLEQCPARLSDSENEEPSRGQMMQTHRSAFVSKNSSYSLAFLAGKLNTKVQRSQSCSDTIQDRVRSRLRTAPPSRAKITTITPGSTPIIGVLLSTQNSRCLSAPDLTIEKRLPFSSLSSLASLHKPERSISPESNDSISEELNHFKPIVCSPCTPPKRLPDGRVLSPLIIKSTPRNLSRSLQKQTSYEASPRILKKWEQIFQERQIKKTLSKATLTSLAPEAGEELPGSEAIHSSKERPSLALSTRLSRVQVLSECAGPTSTALEYFPSVNQTKVEQDCVRKRSHEAPLETCHSSEHRGVASGPSLEGEQFEESRSTVDATLVKTCISTVMKTTTVNSLLPKNDVLDGVLKTKKQLRTLSHFDLGNGILVNSLGEEPTPSLRRGRKRRCKTKHLEQNGVKKLRPPSSDMGLAPKDPGLLEVGQKLQQEEEGQQLALQSQRMFDSERRTMSRRKGSVDQYLLRSSSLAGAK from the exons CTGAGAGGAGAGAAGTTACAAGAAGAAAAAACTTGTGAAGATCAGGTGCACAAGATACTGCAGGAGGATTCCGAAGTGGGGAAGAGGAAAGCTGAtgaacagaaaaagagagaggagccAGCGGTGCTGAAAACCGGTCTGGAGCAG TGTCCTGCACGTCTCTCGGATTCAGAGAATGAAGAACCTTCTCGGGGCCAGATGATGCAGACCCATCGCTCAGCCTTTGTTTCCAAGAACAGCTCTTATTCCTTAGCTTTCCTGGCAGG GAAGCTAAACACCAAGGTGCAGAGAAGTCAGAGCTGCAGTGACACAATTCAGGACAGAGTGAGGAGCAGGCTCAGGACAGCTCCACCCAGCAGAGCCAAG atCACAACTATAACTCCAGGCTCCACCCCCATCATTGGTGTTCTCTTGTCTACTCAGAACAGCCGCTGCCTCTCAGCCCCTGACTTAACCATAGAAAAGCGCTTGCCCTTCAGCTCCCTTTCATCCTTGGCTTCCTTGCATAAGCCAGAGCGCTCTATCAGCCCTGAAAGCAATGACAGCATCTCTGAAGAGCTAAACCACTTCAAGCCCATCGTCTGCTCACCATGCACTCCTCCCAAGAGACTCCCCGATGGCCGGGTGCTCAGCCCTCTCATCATCAAGTCTACGCCTCGCAACCTGAGCAGAAGCCTGCAGAAGCAGACTTCCTATGAGGCCAGTCCTCGCATCCTCAAGAAGTGGGAGCAGATCTTCCAGGAGCGGCAGATCAAGAAGACACTTTCAAAAGCCACTCTCACCTCCCTGGCCCCTGAGGCAGGGGAAGAGTTACCCGGTTCTGAAGCAATCCATTCCAGCAAGGAGAGGCCGTCTCTGGCTTTAAGCACAAGGCTGTCAAGGGTCCAGGTGCTCTCAGAGTGTGCTGGGCCCACCTCCACTGCCCTGGAGTACTTCCCTTCTGTTAACCAGACAAAAGTAGAACAGGACTGTGTTAGAAAAAGGAGCCATGAGGCCCCACTGGAAACCTGCCATTCCTCAGAGCACAGAGGAGTAGCCAGTGGGCCTTCTTTGGAAGGGGAGCAGTTTGAGGAGTCAAGGTCCACTGTGGATGCCACATTAGTCAAAACTTGCATAAGCACAGTCATGAAGACCACAACAGTTAATTCACTGCTACCTAAAAATGATGTTTTGGATGGGGTCCTCAAAACAAAGAAGCAACTGAGGACACTCAGCCATTTTGATCTGGGTAATGGCATTCTGGTCAACAGCCTAGGAGAGGAGCCAACCCCTTCCCTGCGTAGAGGCCGGAAAAGGCGCTGTAAGACCAAGCACTTGGAACAAAACGGGGTTAAAAAACTGCGGCCACCCAGCAGTGACATGGGCCTGGCCCCCAAAGACCCAGGGCTGCTTGAGGTGGGGCAGAAATtgcagcaggaggaagagggcCAGCAGCTGGCTCTGCAGTCACAGCGCATGTTTGACAGTGAGAGGCGGACTATGAGCCGGCGAAAAGGCAGCGTGGATCAATATCTCTTGAGGTCCAGCAGCTTGGCTGGGGCCAAGTAG